A DNA window from Vigna unguiculata cultivar IT97K-499-35 chromosome 10, ASM411807v1, whole genome shotgun sequence contains the following coding sequences:
- the LOC114165296 gene encoding uncharacterized protein LOC114165296 has product MTCARGNVPETVIAFIVDRYLSRNQFSQTQATFRNEASILLADSPANENLLTLEGIVDQYIFMKKQNNLLDKENVMLMQEKHRIQMLLQDLQNVLDSFNARSSPFSNAAAMIQNSAVLPPMQNSNRYHPGIPMQNSKRNIPVVSTGIVFPMQNTMSVTPTSMDNISLSSPMIRMLDRKRKDTPSLDGCTVAKKPRGRPPGSKNQVKGVNTLLPSPSTKVDFGSSSASTQSLVGNSALRGSLISTNPVSRTLPIIHSIQSDTHVSLPVSSDVAQTTEISPTAACNGEVITPCYNVISANGVMVQPEKQMVYKKDNDISPIEPHSDQTNNGNAYKPSTETLDKPLGIPPSESESDKDRDIWAQLGLDDIDFSCSEEDDSFTKMIRDIEIMNENASDH; this is encoded by the exons ATGACTTGTGCGAGGGGTAATGTTCCTGAGACTGTGATTGCCTTCATTGTCGATCGATATCTATCTCGCAACCAATTCTCCCAAACGCAGGCCACCTTTCGCAACGAAGCTTCGATACTCCTCGCCGATTCACCAGCAAACGAG AATTTGTTGACTTTGGAGGGGATTGTGGATCAGTATATATTTATGAAGAAACAGAACAATCTGCTCGATAAAGAAAATGTCATGTTGATGCAAGAGAAACACAGAATCCAAATGTTGTTGCAAGATTTGCAGAATGTTTTGGACAGTTTCAATGCAAGATCATCACCCTTCTCCAATGCCGCAGCCATGATTCAAAATTCTGCAGTTCTGCCTCCAATGCAAAATTCTAATAGATATCATCCAGGAATTCCAATGCAAAATTCTAAAAGAAATATTCCAG TTGTGTCTACTGGCATCGTTTTTCCTATGCAAAACACAATGTCAGTGACGCCTACATCCATGGACAATATAAGCTTGTCATCACCTATGATCAGAATGCTTGACAGAAAGAGGAAAGATACTCCATCATTAGACGGGTGTACAGTTGCAAAGAAACCACGTGGTAGACCACCTGGTAGTAAAAATCAAGTCAAAG GTGTAAACACATTGCTACCATCTCCTAGTACCAAAGTAGATTTTGGGTCCTCTTCTGCATCAACTCAGTCACTGGTAGGGAATTCTGCTCTCCGAGGATCACTGATTTCAACTAATCCAGTTTCCAGAACACTTCCTATAATCCATTCAATTCAATCTGATACACACGTGTCCCTACCTGTATCTTCTGATGTAGCCCAGACCACTGAGATTTCTCCTACTGCAGCCTGTAATGGGGAAGTCATTACTCCTTGTTACAATGTGATTTCAGCCAATGGAGTTATGGTTCAACCTGAAAAGCAAATGGTTTACAAAAAAGACAATGACATTTCTCCCATTGAGCCACATAGTGATCAAACAAATAACGGGAATGCATACAAGCCAAGTACAGAGACATTGGACAAGCCACTTGGAATTCCTCCTTCTGAGTCTGAGTCTGACAAGGACAGAGACATTTGGGCACAACTAGGATTGGACGACATTGATTTTTCATGCTCTGAAGAAGATGACTCATTCACTAAAATGATAAGAGATATAGAAATCATGAATGAAAATGCTTCTGACcattaa